A stretch of the Argentina anserina chromosome 6, drPotAnse1.1, whole genome shotgun sequence genome encodes the following:
- the LOC126799693 gene encoding LOW QUALITY PROTEIN: leucine-rich repeat receptor-like protein kinase PXL1 (The sequence of the model RefSeq protein was modified relative to this genomic sequence to represent the inferred CDS: inserted 2 bases in 1 codon), with the protein MPTLLVFFLCYIGLSLIFAEGAQSVPSGELSTLLSFKAGLVDPMDTLKDWKMPRNAAGEAGSVHCNWTGVACNSRGYVQKLDISNMNISALVSDHIQALTSLSVINVSCNGFTTSLPKSLSNLTSLSIIDVSDNYFVGEFPLGLGRASGLTSVNASSNNFSGFLSEDLGNATSLECLDFRGSYFEGSVPTSYKNLQKLKFLGLSGNNLTGNIPKELGELSSLETIILGYNEFVGEIPAEFGNLTNLQYLDLAVGSLSGQIPPEFGRLQKLTTVYLYKNNFSGNIPPEIGNITSLVYLDLSDNQISGEIPAELAWLTNLQLMNLMCNRLTGLIPAKFGNLTKLAILELWKNSLTGPLPANLGKNSPLLWLDVSSNSLSGDIPPGLCDSGNLTKLILFNNSFSGSIPVGLSTCLSLVRVRIQKNLISGTIPVGMGTLPHLQRLELGKNNLTGQIPEDIALSISLSFIDVSWNHIESSIPSSLLSIPNLQTFIASNNNMQGKLPDQFQDCPSLSVLDISSNHFSGNIPESIASCEKLVSLILRSNQFSGEIPRDIATMPTLSILDLSNNXLIGRIPESFGSSPALEMLNLSFNRLEGPVPANGILMTINPNDLVGNAGLCGGILPPCGHSLAATFGRHQNMHIKHIITGFIIGIGVISTLGVTFFTGRWVYKKWYLYSSSDTWFKQSSQEWPWRLVAFQRINFTSSDILGCIKESNVIGMGGAGIVYKAEVHRSHSVVAVKKLWRPGTDIENGEDLFAEVNLLGRLRHRNIVRLLGYLHNETDVIVVYEYMPNGNLGTALHGDQSGKLLVDWVSRYNIAVGVAQGLNYLHHDCQPPVIHRDIKSNNILLDKNLDARIADFGLARMMMHKNETVSKVAGSYGYIAPEYGYAMKVDEKTDIYSYGVVLLELLTGKMPVDPAFGESVDVVEFVRKKMRSKRALEEALDPSIAGECKHVQEEMLLVLRIALLCTAKLPKDRPSMRDIITMLGEAKPRRKSISENWDQKTRKEKPIFSTSPVIGLV; encoded by the exons ATGCCGACCCTTTTGGTGTTCTTCTTATGTTACATTGGCCTCTCTCTTATTTTTGCTGAGGGAGCTCAATCTGTACCTAGTGGTGAACTATCAACCTTGCTATCATTCAAAGCTGGTCTAGTGGATCCAATGGATACCCTGAAGGATTGGAAGATGCCGAGGAACGCCGCCGGGGAAGCTGGTTCAGTCCATTGTAACTGGACTGGAGTTGCGTGCAACTCCAGAGGCTATGTGCAGAAGCTGGACATCTCAAACATGAACATCAGCGCCCTGGTATCAGATCACATTCAAGCCTTGACTAGTCTTTCTGTTATCAACGTTTCTTGCAATGGCTTCACAACATCACTGCCGAAGTCCCTATCCAATCTCACCTCATTGAGCATCATTGATGTGAGTGACAATTACTTTGTTGGTGAGTTCCCACTAGGCCTAGGAAGAGCTTCAGGGCTGACATCAGTCAACGCGTCGAGCAACAATTTTTCGGGGTTTCTTTCAGAAGATCTTGGCAATGCCACTTCCCTTGAGTGCCTGGACTTCAGAGGGAGCTACTTTGAAGGTTCAGTTCCAACATCATACAAGAACTTGCAGAAGCTGAAGTTTCTAGGCCTTTCTGGTAACAATCTCACCGGAAACATTCCAAAAGAACTCGGGGAGCTCTCTTCTttggagaccattattcttgGATACAATGAGTTTGTTGGTGAGATCCCAGCGGAGTTTGGCAATCTCACTAATCTTCAGTACCTTGACTTGGCAGTTGGCAGCCTCAGTGGTCAAATCCCACCAGAATTTGGTAGGCTGCAAAAACTAACGACAGTTTATTTATACAAAAACAACTTCTCAGGAAACATCCCACCAGAGATTGGTAACATTACATCTCTAGTGTACCTTGATCTCTCCGATAATCAGATCTCTGGTGAGATTCCAGCTGAGCTTGCATGGTTGACAAATTTGCAGCTTATGAACTTAATGTGCAATAGGTTAACAGGTCTGATACCTGCCAAGTTTGGAAATTTAACCAAGTTAGCTATACTTGAGCTATGGAAGAATTCTCTGACTGGTCCATTGCCGGCGAACCTTGGCAAGAATTCTCCATTGCTATGGCTAGATGTGTCTTCAAATTCATTATCTGGCGATATCCCACCAGGTTTGTGTGATTCTGGAAATCTCACAAAGCTCATTCTGTTCAACAACTCTTTCTCTGGTTCTATTCCAGTAGGCCTTTCAACTTGTTTGTCATTGGTCCGCGTTCGGATTCAAAAAAATCTCATTTCAGGAACTATTCCAGTTGGCATGGGAACACTTCCTCATCTTCAAAGGCTAGAGTTGGGTAAAAACAATCTTACTGGCCAAATTCCTGAGGACATTGCTTTGTCTATATCACTTTCTTTCATTGATGTCTCTTGGAACCACATTGAATCTTCTATTCCTTCTAGCCTTCTCTCCATTCCAAATCTCCAAACCTTCATTGCCTCCAACAACAACATGCAAGGCAAACTCCCAGATCAATTCCAAGATTGCCCATCATTGTCAGTGCTTGATATCTCAAGCAACCATTTCTCTGGAAACATTCCAGAGAGTATAGCTTCTTGCGAGAAGCTAGTGAGTCTGATCCTTAGAAGTAACCAGTTCAGTGGTGAGATCCCAAGAGATATCGCGACAATGCCTACATTATCCATTCTTGATCTGTCCAACAA TCTAATAGGTCGAATCCCTGAAAGCTTTGGAAGTTCACCAGCCTTGGAGATGCTTAACTTGTCTTTCAACAGACTTGAGGGTCCAGTTCCCGCAAATGGTATCCTAATGACCATAAATCCCAACGATCTTGTAGGCAATGCTGGTCTTTGTGGAGGCATACTCCCACCATGTGGTCATAGTTTAGCTGCCACATTTGGCCGGCATCAGAACATGCACATCAAGCACATCATCACCGGATTCATCATCGGAATCGGGGTCATTTCAACTCTCGGCGTCACATTTTTCACTGGGAGATGGGTATATAAGAAGTGGTACTTGTACAGCAGCTCCGACACTTGGTTCAAGCAGAGCAGTCAAGAATGGCCTTGGAGGCTAGTAGCATTTCAGAGAATCAACTTCACAAGCAGTGACATTCTTGGTTGCATAAAGGAATCAAATGTCATTGGCATGGGCGGGGCTGGTATTGTTTACAAAGCTGAAGTCCATCGGTCGCATTCGGTTGTGGCAGTTAAGAAGCTATGGAGGCCAGGGACTGATATAGAAAATGGGGAGGACCTTTTTGCTGAAGTGAATCTCCTAGGCAGGCTCCGGCATCGGAACATCGTCCGGTTATTAGGTTACCTCCACAACGAAACTGATGTCATTGTGGTATACGAGTATATGCCAAATGGGAACTTAGGTACTGCACTGCATGGAGATCAATCAGGAAAATTACTGGTCGACTGGGTTTCAAGGTATAACATAGCAGTTGGGGTAGCACAAGGTCTGAACTATCTTCACCATGACTGTCAGCCACCAGTTATTCACCGAGATATCAAATCAAACAACATTCTGCTCGACAAGAACCTCGACGCCAGAATAGCTGATTTCGGGCTGGCAAGGATGATGATGCACAAGAATGAGACGGTTTCAAAGGTGGCAGGGTCTTATGGATACATTGCACCCG AATATGGATATGCCATGAAGGTGGATGAAAAGACTGATATCTATAGCTATGGTGTAGTTCTTTTAGAGCTTCTAACAGGAAAAATGCCGGTAGACCCTGCTTTCGGGGAATCTGTGGATGTTGTGGAATTTGTTCGAAAGAAGATGAGGAGCAAAAGAGCTTTAGAGGAAGCACTAGACCCCAGCATAGCTGGAGAATGCAAACATGTCCAGGAAGAGATGCTTCTTGTTCTTAGAATCGCGCTACTTTGTACAGCAAAGCTTCCAAAAGACAGGCCATCGATGAGAGATATAATCACAATGCTAGGGGAGGCAAAGCCGAGGAGGAAAAGCATTTCTGAGAATTGGGACCAAAAGACTCGTAAGGAAAAGCCAATCTTTAGCACCTCACCAGTCATAGGACTGGTTTAG